CGAGTTCTTCATAGCTGAATACCTGAGTTCCAAAGTAGGCACTTCCCTTTTCAAGGTCAGACTTTGAAGAGGGATGAGAAGGAGTGGCCTGCGAGAAATTAATAATAGGAGCAGCTTGGCCTTTGCTTGAAGGAGGTGTGGGCAGGTCTTTAGTCTGTGTTTGGGCAGCAATTCTTTTCCTGCGTTGTATGATAAGCACGAACCAACACCCTAAACCAATACCAATAGCTGCTGCACCTGCTATACCGATTCctggaaatggggaaaaaattGCTCAGATTTTCTTTCTGCAATTCTTGCCTTCATAAAAATGCATTAACGAAACATAATTATACCTACTCCAAGTCCAACTTTGTTAGATTTCCCCCCTGCAACAATCATGAGATAAAAAAAGCATCAGTTAAGACAAGAATGAGAAAACTGAAACAACTTCAAGGGAATTATTTGGTCACCAAGAATGACCAATTTCCTTCTAAAACAGCTTTTCAGTGTTGTTTtttcttagaaaaaaaaaagagatttttGAATTCAATCAGATCGCAAGCATGCCTTTGGTCCAACAGTCTGCTGCTGCAAAAATATGCAGAGTCCATACTAAACATGAAACAAAAGAGAACTCCTTAACTTTCTACTAAAGTGATTGTTGTGCCATATTGGTTTGGAACATAAATTTAATACTAAATGTGAATACTTGAACAATCATCCCCTTTGAGGTATCTTTTGGGATAGGGTTAAGTCCGATGATCCTGTCCCAGCTGCAATATTGGGCCATCCTCAATATTTATGCTTGCAAATTTACGCTCCAAACATCATATCTGGGTTTGAAGGTATGTTATCCATATTAAACATACTTGCCTTTACCTACACTCCCCACAGAATAAAATAGCAGAGGCAATGTGAAATTTAAGCAAATCTTCAGAATTTACGAACGAATATGATgaaattacaaaaaattattttcagttCTAAAAACTGGGTATTGCATAAatgattctttttctttctgttcCACGATATCTGTTGTAATGGCACCTCTATAACGAATTTCAAGTTGTGTACAGATTTCAGTCTCTTATAACAGGGGAAAATGGTACAGAATAATTGAATTCTCCTTCTTTTTCCCTGGTTGCTAAATCAAGCAATTTGCTTGTCCAGCCTAAGTAAATATTTGAGATAATTATTTTTGAAGCTTCAATGGGATGCATAATGAAAACAAAACATCTCATGAATAAGATTTTCTGTCCTAAAAGGACTAGAACTAGCAAGGCAGAATGAACATTTCACCTAAGAAGATGAAGCCTAGATAATAATTGTTAAGAAGGGTTATAGGTGAGGATTAAGATGGAAGCAGACAAGAAGTTCAAAAATTATCGAGCCAACTAGAAAATCAAAGAGAGAACACCTTGGTCAGCGAAAAGCAAATCATTGTTTACCTGGGCAAGGCCGATCACCGCAAATACAAAGGAAACTTTCGGTGCTTGCATCAAACCCGCAAGACCCACCCTTGCGGTAACACTTGGCACAATCACCAGAATAAGGATTACTATAGCTCACATTAAACCCCTCCCTTAGAACCTCCCCAAGTAAGGACCTATTACCCTCAAGAACATGGACTAATCTATCAAGAATTGGCACAGTCGTAGTAACACTGCATTGAAATATATTCAAAACGGGATCACTGGGAACCGGACCAAACAAGTAGTATGCGCCTTTCTTTCCGTCTATTTCACAAGTGAATGAGTTAGCAGGCTTAAATGGCATGATAGAATCGTTGCAACCATAAAACAGAGTGAGGACTTCATTGTTGGAGCCCTGAGTGAAAAGGGTGTGATTGAAAGTGGTGTTAGCTGATTGCTGAGTGCACGTAGAATTGTAGAGGTCTATCCGCGACAGAATCATAGTCTGGCTGATTTGGTCGAGTTGGATAACTCTGTAAGTCAGCGAGTTAATTGTTAGAAGAGTGGTGGAATCATCAGCACAAGTGAGTTGGAAGCCAGGCAAGCCGCAGGAGGCCGGACGTGGGCCGCCGGAGAAAGGGTAGTACACGTCTGTGATATGCCCACAAGAGAAGGTAAGGTTGCAGCTGGGGAGAGTATAATTGGAGGGAAACGATGTCGTCAAGTAGAAGCAGAAAGTGAAAATAGTGAGGGTGAAGATTAAGGGGGTGAGGGAGTGCATTGCCGGAGGAGTAGAACTAGAAGGAAACAGAGTTGGGTGTGAAATGGCATTGAATAATAGGGTGATGGAGAGATGGAGGAGGGTAGTTAGAGAACTTGGACTGGTAAAGGCTGCCTTTGGTTGACCTGGAACCCAGGTCTCTGTCTGAAGGTTGTCTTACATGGAGGCTCTAGGTAAGAAATTGAAGAATCAATGTTAAAAGCATGCAAATGGCGGCTCTGGGCCTACATGTTTCTACTTTTGTCCATTAATCGACTAAACGTTGTCCGCTTACGGGGTTTGGATAATTAACTAATGTATGATGAGGTTGGTTGGTCTTGgaagcaagaaaaaaaaaatcattatgaaatctatgagtttttataaaattaattaatttatttattttaaaaattatttaattaaaattaaatttttagttatttgattaaaaaattataattattttaaaatttttaaattattcaattttataattttaattatttatattatttaattttgtaattttaaatatttatattattaacgaAGGTTAAAACAAATTGattaatgatttattttattaaaaaaattaaaaatttaattttatagaatataaaaattattttaatcgagtgattttattaaaaaaattaaaaatttaattttatagaatataaaaattattttaatcgagtgattttaaaataaaaatcaaaggttaatttttctaaaactttagatatctaatttaattttttttttttttttaaaaaaggagcAGTAGTTGGAATACGCAAGTGCTTAGCGCAACGGTTGTTAAAATTTCTAGTGTGTTTGGATACCCAAATTGAACAATTTTCTACACCCTTTATACAACCTtctgaataaattatttatagcaAGCACTgaacttattaaaatattaacccAATGAATAATCGGCAGGCAGCCGATGTAAAATTTTTTTGCTATTGTATTCTATAAGCAATAATGGGAATCTCATAGTAATCTATATCTGGAAAAAAAATGTGTTTAGCTGAACTAATGTCTGGGTTTTAATGGGCTAGAGATCATGTCATGTTCAGCCCAACCACAGGAAGAGTATAGAATTGGCTGAAGTTTTTAATGATTGTGAAATTTTATTCGTTTTGAAGTAAAATAGATTTGGTCAAAACACAATACATTGCAAATGATGTATGGTAGTACTGAATAAGCAGTAAGTTTTGACGAtgctatttatattaatttagaaaatacttaaaaatcaaaatcttcTTGTAAACAGTCaagttaataatataattaaattacctAAGAAGAAAAGTTACAAGGTAATACCTAATCAGATATAATCTAGAGAAGTCATATTACTACCCaagcaaaaaaaattattattagtgtTGTGAAGGCATAAGCACTCTGTACAAGCAGCAGTTACTTATGAAGGGGACTCTAACAAGTTGAAGGCttctaataaaaaaacaaatgtTTCTTTTAGGGCAGCAACAAATGTGTTAATCCAAAAgaaaattgttaatttttacAACAAAATAgcctaattaaatcaaatctgtACCACatccaaaattatttttattaattattttcttgaacATCTTGCTTGAGTCCCTTGAATAACCATCCAAAATTCTTTGATAAATCCATATTATCAAAGTACTATATTAATTTTCTATGATGAAAACAATATAAACTAAGAATTTATCATATTGAGCCAAAAGAGAAAACGaaaaattgctccaacaaaGATTTAACTTCAAAACTATCTATTCAAGTTTAAACTCAAATTggcagtaattaaaaaaaaaaaaaaaccttctgCTTGAATATTAATTCCGGATTCACATGCATTATGTGACAATTAATTTAAGCTTTTCATCTAAAAAATACTATAAGAGAAAATTTTCCTCTAGTTTGACTAGCTAAACAAATTTCTGAGCAAATAAAGTCTATATTGGTAAAATTTGTTATCGCTAGTAAAAAAGAATTGTTATCATGTTCTAAATTCATTTCACTGTTTCCAGATTTTAGCGATTACAATTTACAGTTACCCAACAATAATATCATCTGGATGATATcatgataatatatatatttactgtAGAACTACTTTCATAAgggatttaatttatttaattattttaatttacaagAAAATTAACAAGTTTCAAATCAATAGTTTTGACATTCTAggtggaaaaaataaaattcctaAATAAAACGTGAGATTTAGACACCATTGCATCCTATCACATTTGAGATTTTCTGATCTAAAATGAATAAATGTGATATATTTAGccaataaaaatagaaattactAATTACTTACAGAAATAACAATCACCAATAGTAACGGCACATTGATCTTCAGTAGTAATCAGAGAAGGCagttggaatttttttttcgGTGATTACAGtaaccaataaaataaattgaatacgTAATCATCTATGATTTTAGGTTTAAGATTTTAATTTGAGGGgttttttattttagataattCTAATCTTAGCATTGTATCGATTATCGAGTGATAtccgagaaaaaaaaaacaaagaaaattaagACGACGCACCTGATGATTCGGGTTGATTTGCTGTAGATCCTCTACAACTGAATTGCTCAGGCTGATCAGCGCAATAACAAACGAATGAACTAGTAGTCGTATTATAACCGCACATTCCTTTGGACAAATTACACGTCTCGCAAACGGCATTATTCACATCCCACTGCAACCCAAAGCCCTGTTCCAGCGCTGTAACCAAATTGTCCTCTGTTGGACTTCTCTCCACAGGCGCAATGGCTGATTGAGTTGCAGGAACAATAACCCTATTTTCACACAAATTCAAGAGGCCGATTATTGTAGAATTGAAGTTTCCAAGGTCAACTTCCCTTGTTACATAGAAACCTCTCTGTTCAGTGTTGTTTAACGTACAGGTAAACTGATTGGAAAACCCTATAACTCCCGGAAACGGAATTGAAAGCATGGGGCAGCCATAGCATAGAGTTATATTCTGAACATCGGAAGCGTAATTGAAAAAGGAATCCAAGGTGGTGTTGATAAGGAGGTCTGGACAGATGTCTCCTATGTAATCTTCTCTAGCGATCTTCAAAATATGTGCGTCGCTATCGATTTCAAGCACTTGGTAAGTTAAATTCTGGATGGTGATTAGTGCCGCTTCATCGGTGCAATTCAGCCAGAACTTTGGGTGGCCGCAATAGTCAGGTCGGTCAGATCTCCAGAAAGGATAGCCAATATTTGTAATGTTTCCGCAATCAAATTTCGCGCTGCAGTTCTGATATCGCTCATCGGTGGCAGACACAAAAGGAGAGCAGACGAAGGTTATGGTTAGGATGAAAATCAAAGACATGGTTGGGAAGAGATGAAGTTCCAGTTTCACAGGAACATAGAGAGATGGAGATCACATACAACTTGAAAGAAGTTTACATATAAccgaagaagaaggaagaggaAATCAAACTTGACGTTAATGAACCGAACTGGGCTGAAATTGACCAAGTGAAGGAGAAGGGGAAGAAATTTTGCAACGGAAGCTTCTACCGGAACGGTTTAAAAATTGGTTGTCAAATCCAAATTTAGTGTTTAAATTGGAAATGATGTTTGCAGTGGTCACTAAGCAGCTTAATTATTTTCCAAGCTTCTGTTGCAGGAACCATTAAAACTCGGTACGCGGAAGCCATGGCGCATTGAGCCGCTTGAATAGTCAAAAGATAACACCCACTTCgccaaatattatattaaaaatttaacaacTTCAAGATATGTATTATAATGATTTTATAATTCTGAAACCAATTAAGTCAAGAAACTGAGACTCAcgttttagata
The Manihot esculenta cultivar AM560-2 chromosome 1, M.esculenta_v8, whole genome shotgun sequence genome window above contains:
- the LOC110631330 gene encoding LEAF RUST 10 DISEASE-RESISTANCE LOCUS RECEPTOR-LIKE PROTEIN KINASE-like 1.3 isoform X1 is translated as MSLIFILTITFVCSPFVSATDERYQNCSAKFDCGNITNIGYPFWRSDRPDYCGHPKFWLNCTDEAALITIQNLTYQVLEIDSDAHILKIAREDYIGDICPDLLINTTLDSFFNYASDVQNITLCYGCPMLSIPFPGVIGFSNQFTCTLNNTEQRGFYVTREVDLGNFNSTIIGLLNLCENRVIVPATQSAIAPVERSPTEDNLVTALEQGFGLQWDVNNAVCETCNLSKGMCGYNTTTSSFVCYCADQPEQFSCRGSTANQPESSGGKSNKVGLGVGIGIAGAAAIGIGLGCWFVLIIQRRKRIAAQTQTKDLPTPPSSKGQAAPIINFSQATPSHPSSKSDLEKGSAYFGTQVFSYEELVEATDNFNPSKELGGGGFGTVYYGVLNDGRGVAVKRLFENNMRRAEQFMNEIEILTRLRHKNLVALYGCTSKRSRELILVYEYVPNGTVADHLHGNRSKSGLLSWPVRLSIAIETADALAYLHASDVIHRDVKTNNILLDNNFRVKVADFGLSRLFPNDVTHVSTAPQGTPGYVDPEYYQCYQLTDKSDVYSFGVVLIELISSLQAVDTNRSKLDINLANMAVNKIQNHAVTELVDPCLRFEKDSAVRKMATSVAELAFRCLQQEKDMRPTMREVLEALKRIEKENCGSEKAEIVDIKEDDVGLLNHDPPFSPDSIGTTDKWVSSSTTTNTTNTSF
- the LOC110631330 gene encoding LEAF RUST 10 DISEASE-RESISTANCE LOCUS RECEPTOR-LIKE PROTEIN KINASE-like 1.4 isoform X3 — protein: MHSLTPLIFTLTIFTFCFYLTTSFPSNYTLPSCNLTFSCGHITDVYYPFSGGPRPASCGLPGFQLTCADDSTTLLTINSLTYRVIQLDQISQTMILSRIDLYNSTCTQQSANTTFNHTLFTQGSNNEVLTLFYGCNDSIMPFKPANSFTCEIDGKKGAYYLFGPVPSDPVLNIFQCSVTTTVPILDRLVHVLEGNRSLLGEVLREGFNVSYSNPYSGDCAKCYRKGGSCGFDASTESFLCICGDRPCPGGKSNKVGLGVGIGIAGAAAIGIGLGCWFVLIIQRRKRIAAQTQTKDLPTPPSSKGQAAPIINFSQATPSHPSSKSDLEKGSAYFGTQVFSYEELVEATDNFNPSKELGGGGFGTVYYGVLNDGRGVAVKRLFENNMRRAEQFMNEIEILTRLRHKNLVALYGCTSKRSRELILVYEYVPNGTVADHLHGNRSKSGLLSWPVRLSIAIETADALAYLHASDVIHRDVKTNNILLDNNFRVKVADFGLSRLFPNDVTHVSTAPQGTPGYVDPEYYQCYQLTDKSDVYSFGVVLIELISSLQAVDTNRSKLDINLANMAVNKIQNHAVTELVDPCLRFEKDSAVRKMATSVAELAFRCLQQEKDMRPTMREVLEALKRIEKENCGSEKAEIVDIKEDDVGLLNHDPPFSPDSIGTTDKWVSSSTTTNTTNTSF